Proteins encoded in a region of the Azospirillum sp. TSH58 genome:
- a CDS encoding DEAD/DEAH box helicase, producing MPALRSHQTLVAGVAAAIAQRQTDVRDVLAAVTPGGGKSLLPVIMGAALMRAGLIDRICWIVPRDSLRRQAEEAFADPRWREALGHGIALRAAENGRDPCRGLQGYVTTYQAVAAAPDLHLQEFRRHRYLLAVDELHHLPAVADTATAATAEDETAWSRSILPLLESAAARLLMSGTLERADGRPILWLPYRAPLGVRRVREIDFKAPGWAIVGYSRRQALAEKAILPVTFGAMDGTATWLDAERTTRSVDALSRAGENTRDALFTALRTGFAQAMLREAYRSCREHRAKRRAAGNGSGHEGAGHEGAGLGKLLVIAPDQETARNYLDTLRGWMPGAQAARMAQIAISERRDAQEVVAAFRLRPEPAVLVSVAMAYEGLDAPAISHVACLTHIRSRPWLEQAIARATRVDPHAGAYEQQRAVIYHPSDMMFERFRQMVETQQGTRAMVKTRRQHELPFERTVEAEPEIIPLESNATALRFAVVAPGPDFGNPPPGHDSADRPAPDRAAKDGVQVPSAVEHHLRQRIGQIAAAQVIEDQDNNLVAEGPVSYHTYNAVLKRCMNKARSEMTLSELEAALGWLERNRISDHLHLIADDPQYRWSSRRKARGAGSVTAFSKPARRAPPPGTGKPAS from the coding sequence ATGCCAGCGTTGAGGAGCCACCAGACCCTGGTCGCCGGCGTCGCCGCGGCCATCGCGCAGCGGCAGACGGACGTGCGGGACGTTCTGGCCGCGGTGACGCCGGGTGGGGGAAAGTCGCTGCTGCCGGTGATCATGGGGGCGGCGCTGATGCGCGCCGGGCTGATCGACCGCATCTGCTGGATCGTGCCGCGCGACAGCCTGCGCCGGCAGGCCGAGGAAGCCTTCGCCGACCCGCGCTGGCGCGAGGCGCTGGGCCACGGGATCGCGCTGCGGGCGGCGGAGAACGGGCGCGATCCCTGCCGCGGTCTGCAAGGCTACGTCACCACCTATCAGGCGGTCGCCGCGGCCCCGGACCTGCACCTTCAGGAGTTCCGCCGCCACCGCTACCTGCTGGCGGTGGACGAACTGCACCACCTGCCCGCCGTCGCCGACACCGCAACGGCGGCCACGGCGGAGGACGAGACCGCCTGGAGCCGCTCCATCCTGCCGCTGCTGGAAAGCGCCGCCGCCCGGCTGCTGATGAGCGGCACGCTGGAGCGGGCGGACGGGCGCCCCATCCTGTGGCTGCCCTACCGCGCCCCGCTGGGGGTGCGGCGGGTGCGCGAGATCGACTTCAAGGCGCCGGGTTGGGCCATCGTCGGCTATTCGCGGCGGCAGGCGCTGGCCGAGAAGGCGATCCTGCCGGTGACCTTCGGCGCCATGGACGGCACCGCCACGTGGCTGGACGCGGAGCGGACGACGCGCAGCGTCGACGCGCTGTCCCGCGCCGGGGAGAACACCCGCGACGCCCTGTTCACCGCGCTGCGCACCGGCTTCGCCCAGGCCATGCTGCGCGAGGCCTACCGCTCCTGCCGCGAGCATCGCGCGAAGCGGCGGGCGGCAGGGAACGGTTCCGGACATGAGGGGGCTGGGCATGAGGGGGCGGGGTTGGGCAAGCTGCTGGTGATCGCGCCGGACCAGGAGACCGCCCGCAACTACCTCGACACGCTGCGCGGCTGGATGCCCGGCGCGCAGGCGGCGCGGATGGCCCAGATCGCCATTTCCGAACGGCGCGACGCGCAGGAGGTGGTGGCCGCCTTCCGCCTGCGTCCGGAACCCGCCGTGCTGGTCTCCGTCGCCATGGCCTATGAGGGTCTGGACGCGCCGGCCATCTCGCACGTCGCCTGCCTGACCCACATCCGCTCCCGCCCCTGGCTGGAGCAGGCCATCGCGCGGGCCACCCGTGTCGACCCCCACGCCGGCGCCTACGAGCAGCAGCGGGCGGTGATCTACCACCCCTCCGACATGATGTTCGAGCGGTTCCGCCAGATGGTGGAGACCCAGCAGGGCACGCGGGCGATGGTGAAGACCCGGCGCCAGCACGAACTGCCCTTCGAGCGCACGGTGGAGGCGGAGCCGGAGATCATCCCGCTGGAATCCAACGCGACGGCCCTGCGCTTCGCGGTGGTCGCTCCCGGCCCCGATTTCGGCAATCCGCCGCCGGGCCACGATTCCGCCGACCGTCCCGCACCCGACCGCGCGGCGAAGGACGGTGTCCAGGTCCCCAGCGCGGTGGAGCACCATCTGCGCCAGCGCATCGGCCAGATCGCGGCGGCCCAGGTGATCGAGGACCAGGACAACAACCTCGTCGCCGAGGGGCCGGTCAGCTACCACACCTACAACGCCGTGCTGAAGCGCTGCATGAACAAGGCGCGGTCGGAAATGACGCTGTCGGAGCTGGAGGCCGCTCTCGGCTGGCTGGAGCGCAACCGCATCTCCGACCATCTGCATCTGATCGCCGACGACCCGCAATACCGCTGGTCGAGCCGCCGCAAGGCCCGTGGGGCGGGGTCGGTCACCGCCTTCTCGAAACCGGCCCGCCGGGCGCCGCCCCCTGGAACGGGGAAGCCGGCGTCCTAA
- a CDS encoding response regulator, protein MRFARPLNILLVEDDSLTAMAMARMLEMAHCTVTTVTDGEAGLNALADGAFDALITDLVMPRLGGEAMIRQLRRDRPGLPIVVLSASPPEDGIPGLQDGEGGPLVILRKPVLAGELLAAMDEVFLKT, encoded by the coding sequence GTGCGTTTCGCGAGGCCGCTCAATATTCTTCTCGTGGAGGATGACTCGCTCACCGCCATGGCGATGGCCCGCATGCTGGAAATGGCCCATTGCACGGTCACCACCGTGACGGACGGCGAGGCCGGCCTGAATGCCCTGGCCGATGGAGCCTTCGATGCGCTGATCACCGATCTGGTCATGCCCCGTCTGGGTGGCGAGGCGATGATCCGCCAGTTGCGCCGCGACCGGCCCGGCCTGCCCATCGTCGTCCTGTCCGCCTCGCCGCCCGAGGACGGCATACCCGGCCTGCAGGACGGGGAGGGCGGACCGCTGGTGATCCTGAGGAAGCCCGTCCTGGCGGGGGAACTGCTGGCGGCGATGGACGAAGTGTTCCTGAAGACTTGA
- the plsY gene encoding glycerol-3-phosphate 1-O-acyltransferase PlsY, with protein MTLLISALLGYLLGSIPFGLVLTRLAGLGDIRKIGSGNIGATNVLRTGNKPLAAATLILDSGKGAIAALLALAWAGPEAAVFAAGGAMLGHSFPVWLGFKGGKGVATALGVLLAVSWPVGVIACATWLAMAFLFKISSLSALTALGLSPIVGWIFGGPLVAGLCLFIAVLVAIRHSANIKRLLKGEEPKISFGKKKA; from the coding sequence GTGACTCTCCTCATCTCGGCCCTGCTGGGCTATCTGCTGGGCTCGATCCCCTTCGGCTTGGTGCTGACCCGGCTGGCCGGGCTGGGCGACATCCGCAAGATCGGCTCCGGCAACATCGGCGCCACCAACGTGCTGCGCACCGGCAACAAGCCGCTGGCCGCCGCCACCCTGATCCTGGACAGCGGCAAGGGCGCCATCGCCGCCCTGCTCGCCCTCGCCTGGGCGGGGCCGGAGGCGGCGGTCTTCGCGGCGGGCGGCGCCATGCTGGGCCACAGCTTCCCGGTCTGGCTCGGCTTCAAGGGCGGCAAGGGCGTGGCGACCGCGCTCGGTGTGCTGCTGGCGGTGTCCTGGCCGGTCGGCGTGATCGCCTGCGCGACGTGGCTGGCGATGGCCTTCCTGTTCAAGATCTCGTCGCTGTCGGCCCTGACCGCGCTGGGCCTCAGCCCGATCGTCGGCTGGATCTTCGGCGGGCCGCTGGTGGCGGGGCTGTGCCTGTTCATCGCCGTGCTGGTCGCCATCCGCCATTCCGCGAACATCAAGCGCCTGCTGAAGGGCGAGGAGCCGAAGATCAGCTTCGGCAAGAAGAAGGCCTGA
- a CDS encoding dihydroorotase family protein: protein MPNANTRVAYRNARLLDPASGLDQRGDLLTDGAKIADFGPSLFADGVPEGIEVVDLQGQCLAPGLVDMRVLIGEPGEEEKDTIKSASRAAVAGGITAVVLLPNTDPVTDEVASLEFIARRAREVRLVKVFAYAAATRGTEGNEITEMGLLSRAGAVAFTDGTKAIASAKAMRRALSYARTFDKLIVQHPEEPSLASGGMMNSGERATRLGLVGIPREAEIIMIERDLRLLELSGGRLHFAHVTTGESVDLIRRAKARGLKVTCDTAPHYFALTETDVGDYRTFAKVSPPLRGEMDRRAIVEGLADGTIDAIASDHTPQDQDQKRLPFAQAACGVIGLETLFPLTLELVHKGAMPLLKALACVTVKPAEILGLPLGRIAKGAPADLIAFDLEVPWKVDVTAFKSKSKNSPFEDRPVQGRPLRTVVDGRTVWQFEG from the coding sequence ATGCCTAACGCCAACACCCGCGTCGCCTACCGCAACGCCCGCCTGCTCGACCCCGCCAGCGGCCTGGACCAGCGGGGCGACCTGCTGACCGACGGCGCGAAGATCGCCGATTTCGGCCCCTCCCTGTTCGCCGACGGCGTGCCGGAGGGGATCGAGGTCGTGGACCTCCAGGGTCAGTGCCTCGCCCCCGGCCTCGTCGACATGCGCGTCCTGATCGGCGAGCCCGGCGAGGAGGAAAAGGACACCATCAAGAGCGCGTCGCGCGCCGCGGTGGCCGGCGGCATCACCGCCGTGGTCCTGCTGCCCAACACCGACCCGGTGACCGACGAGGTGGCGAGCCTGGAGTTCATCGCCCGGCGCGCCCGCGAGGTGCGTCTGGTCAAGGTCTTCGCCTACGCCGCCGCCACCCGCGGGACCGAAGGCAACGAGATCACCGAGATGGGCCTGCTGTCCCGCGCCGGGGCCGTGGCCTTCACCGACGGCACCAAGGCCATCGCCAGCGCCAAGGCGATGCGCCGCGCGCTGAGCTACGCCCGCACCTTCGACAAGCTGATCGTCCAGCATCCGGAGGAGCCGAGCCTCGCCAGCGGCGGCATGATGAATTCGGGCGAGCGCGCCACCCGCCTCGGCCTCGTCGGCATCCCGCGGGAGGCCGAGATCATCATGATCGAGCGCGACCTGCGCCTGCTCGAACTCTCCGGCGGCCGGCTGCACTTCGCCCATGTCACGACCGGCGAGTCGGTGGACCTGATCCGCCGCGCCAAGGCGCGCGGCCTGAAGGTGACCTGCGACACCGCCCCGCATTACTTCGCCCTGACCGAGACGGACGTCGGCGACTACCGCACCTTCGCCAAGGTCTCCCCGCCGCTGCGCGGCGAGATGGACCGGCGGGCCATCGTGGAAGGTCTGGCCGACGGCACCATCGACGCCATCGCGTCGGACCACACGCCACAGGACCAGGACCAGAAGCGCCTGCCCTTCGCCCAGGCCGCCTGCGGCGTGATCGGGCTGGAGACGCTGTTCCCGCTGACGCTGGAACTGGTGCACAAGGGCGCCATGCCGCTCCTGAAGGCGCTGGCCTGCGTGACCGTGAAGCCGGCGGAGATCCTCGGCCTGCCGCTCGGCCGCATCGCCAAGGGGGCGCCCGCCGACCTGATCGCCTTCGACCTGGAGGTGCCGTGGAAGGTGGACGTGACGGCCTTCAAGTCGAAGTCGAAGAACAGCCCCTTCGAGGACCGTCCCGTCCAGGGCCGCCCGCTGCGCACCGTGGTCGACGGGCGCACCGTCTGGCAGTTCGAGGGCTGA
- a CDS encoding aspartate carbamoyltransferase catalytic subunit — protein MTGSPHSTTVFPHRHLLGIEGLTAGEITTILDLADGYVEQNRQPSKKSSLLDGRTIVNLFFENSTRTRTSFELAGKRLGADVINMSSDGSSVKKGETLIDTAMTLNAMHLDALVVRHADSGAVKLLADKVNCSVINAGDGHHEHPTQGLLDALAIRRRLGSLDGLIVAICGDILHSRVARSNIHLLNAMGARVRVVAPPTLIPSQIDRLGVEVHHSMATGLKDADVVMMLRLQTERMSGQYVPSTREYFYFYGLDYEKLAVAKPHAVVMHPGPMNRGVEIDSEVADDLKRSMILDQVELGVAVRMAVLDLLTRDRRGNNA, from the coding sequence ATGACCGGATCGCCCCATTCCACGACGGTTTTCCCGCACCGCCACCTCCTTGGCATCGAGGGGCTGACGGCTGGCGAGATCACCACCATCCTCGACCTCGCCGACGGCTACGTCGAGCAGAACCGCCAGCCCTCGAAGAAGTCGTCGCTCCTCGACGGGCGGACGATCGTCAACCTCTTCTTCGAGAACTCGACCCGCACCCGCACCAGCTTCGAGCTGGCCGGCAAGCGGCTCGGCGCCGACGTCATCAACATGTCGTCGGACGGCAGCTCGGTGAAGAAGGGCGAGACACTGATCGACACGGCGATGACGCTGAACGCCATGCACCTCGACGCGCTGGTTGTTCGCCACGCCGATTCGGGAGCGGTGAAGCTGCTGGCCGACAAGGTCAACTGCTCGGTCATCAACGCCGGCGACGGCCATCACGAGCACCCGACGCAAGGGCTCCTGGACGCGCTGGCGATCCGCCGCCGCCTGGGCAGCCTCGACGGGCTGATCGTGGCGATCTGCGGCGACATCCTGCACAGCCGCGTCGCGCGCTCCAACATCCATCTGCTGAACGCCATGGGCGCCCGCGTCCGTGTCGTCGCGCCGCCGACGCTGATCCCCTCGCAGATCGACCGGCTGGGCGTCGAGGTCCACCACTCCATGGCGACCGGCCTGAAGGACGCCGACGTGGTGATGATGCTGCGCCTCCAGACCGAGCGGATGAGCGGCCAGTACGTCCCCTCGACCCGCGAGTACTTCTACTTCTACGGCCTCGATTACGAGAAGCTGGCGGTGGCGAAGCCGCACGCGGTGGTGATGCATCCCGGCCCGATGAACCGCGGCGTGGAGATCGATTCGGAGGTCGCCGACGACCTCAAGCGCTCCATGATCCTCGATCAGGTGGAGCTGGGCGTGGCCGTCCGCATGGCCGTGCTCGACCTTCTCACCCGCGATCGCCGGGGGAACAATGCCTAA
- a CDS encoding DUF6152 family protein, translated as MTPARPLALAALLSASLAWPAAAHHGWGGYESGQEMTLTGTVQQIAFNNPHAMLNLQADGKLWHVVLAPPSRMSTRGLPADSIKPGQTVTVVGYPAKSDPAELRAERITAADKTIELR; from the coding sequence ATGACGCCCGCACGCCCACTCGCCCTCGCCGCCCTGCTGTCCGCTTCGCTGGCATGGCCCGCCGCCGCCCACCATGGCTGGGGCGGCTACGAGTCGGGCCAGGAGATGACGCTGACCGGCACCGTGCAGCAGATCGCCTTCAACAACCCGCACGCCATGCTGAACCTCCAGGCCGACGGCAAGCTCTGGCACGTCGTGCTCGCCCCGCCCAGCCGCATGAGCACGCGCGGCCTGCCCGCCGATTCGATCAAGCCCGGCCAGACCGTGACGGTGGTCGGCTATCCCGCCAAGTCCGACCCGGCGGAGCTGCGGGCGGAGCGCATCACCGCCGCCGACAAGACCATCGAGCTGCGCTGA
- a CDS encoding transcriptional regulator GcvA, with translation MARRLPPLNALRAFESAARHLSFTKAAEELHVTQAAVSHQIKGLEEWLGMPLFRRMNRALILTETGQSYLPPVRDALDTLSHATERLFRMDGSGALTISTMPSFAAKWLVMRLGRFQARHPELEVRLHTTPQLVDFTQQDVDIGIRFGAGNWPGLRCERLMTEDIYPVCSPSLLNGPRPLCCPEDLRHHTLLHDDYFITWGTWGEAAGIEGLDHARGPRFDDSALLLQVAAEGGGVALARGVLVADDVAAGRLVRLFDVHLPGNYAYYVAAPPHYFSRPKVKAFRDWLFEEAAADPAPKPDAGHSRALSAAESATTSSPDA, from the coding sequence ATGGCCCGCCGCCTGCCGCCGCTGAACGCCCTGCGCGCCTTCGAATCCGCCGCCCGGCACCTGTCCTTCACCAAGGCGGCGGAGGAGCTTCACGTCACCCAGGCCGCCGTCAGCCATCAGATCAAGGGGCTGGAGGAATGGCTGGGCATGCCGCTGTTCCGCCGGATGAACCGCGCGCTGATCCTGACCGAGACCGGGCAATCCTACCTGCCGCCGGTGCGCGACGCGCTCGACACGCTGTCGCACGCGACGGAGCGGCTGTTCCGCATGGACGGGTCCGGCGCGCTGACCATCTCCACCATGCCCAGCTTCGCCGCGAAGTGGCTGGTCATGCGGCTGGGCCGCTTCCAGGCCCGCCATCCGGAGCTGGAGGTGCGGCTGCACACCACCCCGCAGCTCGTGGATTTCACCCAGCAGGACGTGGACATCGGCATCCGCTTCGGCGCCGGCAACTGGCCCGGCCTGCGCTGCGAGCGGCTGATGACCGAGGACATCTACCCGGTGTGCAGCCCGTCGCTTCTCAACGGCCCCCGCCCCCTGTGCTGTCCGGAGGATCTGCGCCACCACACGCTGCTCCACGACGACTATTTCATCACCTGGGGCACCTGGGGCGAGGCGGCGGGGATCGAGGGGCTGGACCACGCCCGCGGCCCGCGCTTCGACGATTCGGCGCTGCTGCTCCAGGTCGCGGCGGAAGGCGGCGGCGTGGCGCTGGCGCGCGGCGTCCTGGTGGCGGACGATGTGGCCGCCGGGCGGCTGGTGCGGCTGTTCGACGTCCATCTGCCGGGCAACTACGCCTACTACGTCGCCGCCCCGCCCCACTACTTCTCGCGCCCGAAGGTGAAGGCGTTCCGCGACTGGCTGTTCGAAGAGGCCGCCGCCGATCCCGCCCCCAAGCCTGACGCCGGCCACAGCCGGGCCTTGTCCGCCGCCGAGTCCGCCACAACCTCTTCCCCAGACGCCTGA
- a CDS encoding DUF1127 domain-containing protein: MAQSMNNGMDGSINNTRTDAQAPSGQGIGQGIGGALVALFDTVATWNERRRQRRALEALPDHLLQDIGLSRADAVTEADKPFWQG, translated from the coding sequence ATGGCCCAGAGCATGAATAACGGCATGGATGGCAGCATCAACAACACCCGCACGGACGCGCAGGCGCCGTCCGGCCAGGGGATCGGCCAGGGGATCGGCGGCGCGCTGGTCGCCCTGTTCGACACGGTGGCGACCTGGAACGAGCGGCGGCGCCAGCGGCGCGCGTTGGAGGCTTTGCCCGATCATCTGTTGCAGGACATCGGCCTGTCCCGCGCCGACGCGGTGACCGAGGCCGACAAGCCCTTCTGGCAGGGCTGA
- a CDS encoding GFA family protein: MSDGGVLTGGCLCGGVRYTATERPLGVVNCHCGQCRRFHGHFGAYITIPRETVVIDAQDSLSWYRSSAKAQRGFCSRCGSSLFWKGDESDLFDIAAGTLDQPTGLTTLRHIYAEDKGDYYAIDDGLERFPQGAPEPP; the protein is encoded by the coding sequence ATGAGCGACGGCGGAGTTCTGACGGGCGGGTGTCTGTGCGGTGGCGTGCGGTACACGGCGACCGAACGCCCCTTGGGGGTGGTGAATTGCCACTGCGGCCAATGCCGGCGCTTCCACGGCCATTTCGGCGCCTACATCACCATTCCGCGTGAGACGGTCGTCATCGACGCGCAGGACAGCTTGTCCTGGTACCGTTCCTCGGCGAAGGCGCAGCGGGGCTTCTGCTCGCGCTGCGGGTCTTCGCTGTTCTGGAAAGGCGATGAGTCGGACCTGTTCGACATCGCCGCCGGCACGCTGGACCAGCCGACCGGTTTGACGACGCTGCGGCATATCTATGCCGAGGACAAGGGCGACTATTACGCCATCGACGACGGGCTGGAGCGCTTCCCCCAGGGGGCGCCGGAGCCGCCGTGA
- a CDS encoding AEC family transporter, with translation MLPIAGALAPIFLLILFGQGLRRRAVIPDSAWPSLDRLTYLLFFPCLIVDELTRTDLRALSMGSMGGTMAAGIFAGAALALAVRRPIGLDGPAFTSVFQGAIRPNTYVGLAGASALYGSPGLTLTAVGIAVVVPLVNLLCVTAMVRYGRVAEGAQPRSGVGAVVSGILRNPIIIAVAIGAALNLSGIGRIPVVGDVVGILARAALPMGLLSVGAGLDLAAARSAGLGVALSSVLKLLLVPAATALAGLWLGVDGLPLTIAVLFNALPCSASSYVLARQMGGDHALVAGIITVQTLASAATLPLVVALAG, from the coding sequence ATGCTGCCCATCGCCGGGGCGCTGGCCCCGATCTTCCTGCTGATCCTGTTCGGCCAGGGGCTGCGCCGCCGCGCCGTGATCCCCGACTCCGCCTGGCCGTCGCTCGACCGGCTGACCTATTTGCTGTTCTTTCCCTGCCTGATCGTGGACGAGCTGACGCGGACCGATCTGCGCGCGCTGTCCATGGGTTCGATGGGCGGAACGATGGCGGCGGGGATCTTCGCCGGCGCCGCCCTGGCGCTCGCCGTCCGGCGCCCGATCGGGTTGGACGGTCCGGCCTTCACCTCGGTGTTCCAGGGGGCGATCCGGCCCAACACCTATGTCGGTCTGGCGGGGGCCAGTGCCCTCTACGGGTCCCCCGGGCTGACGCTGACGGCGGTGGGCATCGCCGTGGTGGTGCCGCTGGTCAACCTGCTCTGCGTCACGGCGATGGTGCGCTATGGGCGCGTGGCGGAGGGAGCACAGCCGCGCAGCGGCGTCGGCGCGGTCGTATCCGGCATCCTGCGCAACCCGATCATCATCGCCGTCGCCATCGGCGCCGCCCTGAACCTGAGCGGGATCGGCCGAATTCCGGTGGTCGGGGACGTGGTGGGCATCCTGGCACGGGCCGCCCTGCCCATGGGTCTGCTCTCGGTCGGCGCCGGTCTGGACCTCGCCGCGGCGCGCAGCGCCGGGCTCGGCGTGGCGCTGTCCAGCGTCCTGAAGCTGCTGCTGGTCCCCGCCGCGACGGCGCTGGCCGGGCTGTGGCTGGGGGTGGACGGTCTGCCGCTGACCATCGCCGTGCTGTTCAACGCCCTGCCCTGCTCGGCCAGCTCCTATGTCCTGGCCCGGCAGATGGGCGGCGACCACGCGCTCGTGGCCGGCATCATCACCGTCCAGACTCTCGCCTCCGCCGCCACGCTGCCGCTGGTCGTCGCCTTGGCGGGGTGA
- the ruvX gene encoding Holliday junction resolvase RuvX, producing MIHTLPELAARLGRGQRLLGLDVGTKTVGMAVSDPNFVVASPIGTLKRTKFTQDARELSRTLRDYGIGGLVIGLPLNMDGSEGPRAESTRAFAKNLMERSDLLGWDAEIAFWDERLSTSAVERFMIGEADMTRKRRDEVVDKMAAAYILQGALDALAHIRRMEREQRERDEEDGNDSGGDGDA from the coding sequence ATGATCCACACACTTCCCGAACTGGCCGCCCGCCTGGGCCGGGGCCAGCGCCTGCTCGGCCTCGACGTCGGCACCAAGACCGTCGGCATGGCCGTGTCCGACCCGAACTTCGTCGTCGCCTCGCCGATCGGCACGCTGAAGCGCACGAAGTTCACCCAGGACGCCCGCGAGCTGTCGCGGACGCTGCGCGACTACGGGATCGGCGGGCTGGTGATCGGCCTGCCGCTGAACATGGACGGGTCGGAGGGGCCGCGCGCCGAATCCACGCGCGCCTTCGCCAAGAACCTGATGGAGCGGTCCGACCTGCTGGGCTGGGACGCCGAGATCGCCTTCTGGGACGAGCGGCTGTCGACCTCCGCCGTTGAGCGTTTCATGATCGGCGAGGCCGACATGACCCGCAAGCGCCGGGACGAGGTGGTGGACAAGATGGCCGCCGCCTACATCCTGCAAGGCGCGCTGGACGCGCTGGCCCACATCCGCCGCATGGAGCGGGAGCAGCGGGAGCGCGACGAGGAAGACGGCAACGACAGCGGCGGCGACGGGGACGCCTGA
- a CDS encoding methyl-accepting chemotaxis protein → MTASLTLAKRLFLGFGIGVAGFAAVALFNTIAMTRLSDLQQEGMRRVADATTLTELAGYDGRLYKIVADAQINGYAPQHAEQWKTVRQNAELYIRKTAGVMDTPEERAWADEAERHFRAAVGIFETEMLPILRSGPADARTRAMDDRIDRELAAMSDLYEKIKLSTAREAREADEEYDDTARRYGTIGVSISLAMTAVLLLTALLTTRAVAGPVRAMTEAMRGLADGDLAIAVPAQDRRDEIGAMAGALLVFKDSLQRNRAMEEEARQADQRGAVEKRRLMNELADSFRTGVQDLVSAVAAAAGQLQGSARSMTAIAERTTVQASSVATVTEKASGNVQTVASATEELSGSIAEIAHQVDNAARTSRAALEEAQRTNATVESLSGTAERIGSVVQLIQQIASQTNLLALNATIEAARAGEAGKGFAVVANEVKGLANQTARATEEITAQIQAIQTETHDAVSAIRDIADTVRRVNDIAGSIAQAVERQSAATGAISRNVQQAAEGTADASRSIRQVNDASREAGQAAADVLEAANSLGDHAQAMRRSVDEFVQRIRIA, encoded by the coding sequence ATGACGGCATCACTGACGCTGGCGAAACGCCTCTTCCTCGGCTTCGGCATCGGCGTGGCGGGGTTCGCCGCCGTCGCGCTGTTCAACACCATCGCCATGACGCGGCTGAGCGACCTGCAGCAGGAGGGGATGCGGCGGGTCGCCGACGCCACGACGCTGACCGAACTCGCCGGCTATGACGGTCGTCTCTACAAGATCGTGGCCGACGCGCAGATCAACGGCTACGCCCCGCAGCACGCCGAACAGTGGAAGACCGTCCGCCAGAACGCCGAACTCTACATCCGCAAGACCGCCGGAGTAATGGACACGCCGGAGGAGCGGGCCTGGGCGGACGAGGCGGAGCGGCATTTCCGGGCCGCCGTGGGCATCTTCGAGACGGAGATGCTGCCCATCCTGCGCAGCGGTCCCGCCGACGCGCGGACCCGCGCCATGGACGACCGCATCGACCGCGAACTGGCCGCCATGTCGGACCTGTACGAGAAGATCAAGCTGTCCACCGCCCGCGAGGCCAGGGAAGCGGACGAGGAGTATGACGACACCGCCCGGCGTTACGGCACGATCGGGGTGTCGATCTCGCTGGCGATGACGGCGGTTCTGCTGCTGACCGCGCTGCTGACCACCCGCGCGGTGGCCGGTCCGGTGCGCGCCATGACCGAGGCCATGCGCGGGCTGGCCGACGGCGACCTCGCCATCGCCGTTCCCGCGCAGGACCGGCGCGACGAGATCGGCGCGATGGCCGGCGCCCTGCTGGTCTTCAAGGACAGCCTGCAGCGCAACCGCGCCATGGAGGAGGAGGCCCGGCAGGCCGACCAGCGCGGCGCGGTGGAGAAGCGGCGGCTGATGAACGAGCTGGCGGACTCCTTCCGGACCGGGGTTCAGGATCTGGTCAGCGCCGTCGCGGCGGCGGCGGGCCAGCTTCAGGGCAGCGCGCGCAGCATGACGGCCATCGCCGAACGGACCACGGTCCAGGCGTCGTCCGTCGCCACCGTGACGGAGAAGGCGTCGGGCAACGTCCAGACCGTCGCCTCCGCCACCGAGGAGCTGAGCGGCTCCATCGCCGAGATCGCCCATCAGGTCGACAACGCCGCGCGCACCAGCCGGGCCGCCCTCGAGGAGGCGCAGCGCACCAACGCGACGGTGGAAAGCCTGTCCGGCACGGCGGAGCGCATCGGCAGCGTGGTCCAGCTCATCCAGCAGATCGCCTCGCAGACCAACCTGCTGGCGCTGAACGCCACCATCGAGGCCGCCCGCGCCGGCGAGGCCGGCAAGGGCTTCGCCGTCGTCGCCAACGAGGTGAAGGGCCTCGCCAACCAGACCGCCCGCGCCACCGAGGAGATCACCGCCCAGATCCAGGCGATCCAGACGGAAACCCACGACGCCGTGTCGGCGATCCGCGACATCGCCGACACGGTGCGGCGGGTGAACGACATCGCCGGGTCCATCGCCCAGGCCGTGGAACGCCAGTCCGCGGCGACCGGGGCGATCTCGCGCAACGTCCAGCAGGCCGCCGAGGGCACCGCCGACGCCTCGCGCAGCATCCGGCAGGTGAACGACGCCTCCCGCGAGGCCGGGCAGGCGGCGGCGGACGTGCTGGAGGCCGCCAACAGTCTGGGCGACCACGCCCAGGCCATGCGCCGGTCGGTGGACGAGTTCGTCCAGCGCATCCGCATCGCCTGA
- the gatC gene encoding Asp-tRNA(Asn)/Glu-tRNA(Gln) amidotransferase subunit GatC: MSLDKATVAKIAHLARIKVPDDELDHLAGELSQILTFVEQLGEVDTQDVPPMTSVAAQTLRRRKDEVTDGGYRDAVLSNGPETAEGFYVVPKVVE, translated from the coding sequence ATGTCGCTCGACAAGGCCACCGTGGCCAAGATCGCGCATCTGGCCCGCATCAAGGTGCCGGACGATGAACTGGATCACCTGGCGGGTGAGCTGAGCCAAATCCTGACCTTCGTCGAACAGTTGGGCGAGGTCGACACGCAGGACGTGCCGCCGATGACCAGCGTGGCCGCGCAAACCCTGCGCCGCCGCAAGGACGAGGTGACCGATGGCGGTTACCGCGACGCCGTCCTCTCCAACGGCCCGGAGACGGCCGAAGGCTTCTACGTCGTTCCGAAGGTGGTCGAGTGA